One Carya illinoinensis cultivar Pawnee chromosome 5, C.illinoinensisPawnee_v1, whole genome shotgun sequence genomic window, TGGTTTTAGTTGGTCTGTTAATTTGGACTGGCAAACGTAAGATGTAGCAAATAACAAGTAGAAGATTGTTGAAGTTTGATAGTGAATAGCCTAATCCTATCCTTGTCATTTTTGGCAACTTAAACGTTTGTTATgtagaaacttcttcaagatgTACAAATAGCATATGGAAAATGTGGCGTTGGCTTATTGATATATGATGGACTCTCTTTACTCCTAACAAGTGTGGGCATTTGGAAATTGCGCAGCTATTGATGAACACCTAGTCATGGATTTGCACCTAGACATTCATCTATATAACATTTGACATTCCCACTTCCTCAATCGGTGCTTGATAAAACAATTTTAGGCCTGTCACAACTATCTAAGTTCAATATATTCATTTCATGTTCGGTTATATTTCATTGATCATTTGTGCCCATGCCTTGCACTCAAACTATATGCGTTAGTATCATGTATTTGACCTTTGTTTATACTACAGACATGGGTGTTGAGAGGGGCATCCGTTTGGAAGGCTTGAGTGAGGCACAAATCCTGAAGGCAGTTGAAGACCTTGTCAAAGTGGGGGCATCTCTTAAAGCCTGATGGTGCTGTTATTGGACCCTATGAAATGGAATAAAATCAATGCAACGAAAAAATTGCCCAGAAACCTTTTTGTTCAGTTGATTTGATCTTAAATATGTTTATTGGGTACTCTGTGTCTTTGCATTGtagtttgatatttttatgtacAAGCATCTTCCATTTACTCAAAACAAATTTACCCTCGAGCCGATGCTTGGTTAGTATTTTAGGGTACCGTTTGATACGTGTTTGGTGTTGATCAACTAACAAATTGGTAAATTTTCATGCTAATAAAATCCTTTGATTGAGTTTACTATCACTGTTTATGAATTAGTCAAAAACCTTACGGTTATTTGATTTGGGAATGCATACCCTTTATTCTgctcaagaaagaaaagaaaagaaaagaggaaaaaataagaaagaaaacagCAGACAGAGAGATCCCAGTTTCTGGATCCAGAGCAAGATGGATCTGTCGTGGGCCTCGACGGGTCGAGGCTTTCCATCACATACCGTACCACCTCTACCTCTGGGTCGAGCGATGCTGccgtatataatatatataagatttatattcaGTCTTGACGACATATGGAGGAAGTACGAGAAACAAAATTGGGGCTTTGGAAAAACCCTATCAAGTGGTAGACTGTGGGGAGTTGGGACTTTGCGGCAGAGCGGAGAGAGATGTCTACATCGGCGGCGGCGGAGACTGGGCTCCTGAGGATAGAAGAGATAGAAGGGAGAGGGAGGGGTCTGGTGGCTTCGCAGCCACTGAAGGCCGGCCAAATTGTCCTCAGAGACTCCCCTATCCTCCTCTACTCTGCTTTTCCTATGATCaacccttcttcttcctctcgcCCCTCCACTTCCAATACCTACTGTGCGAAGTGCTTCAGAAACTTATCATCTTCTTCGCCCTCTGTGGTTTCTTGCCCCTCTTGCTCCCACTTTCATGTCTTCTGTAGCCAAAACTGCCTGTCCGCAGCACTCACTTCTTCCCACACTCCATGGGTATGCCAAGCCCTTTCTCGTCTCCGAGATTGTTCCTCTCTCCTGCTTGAACAACCCATGGAACTCCAGCTGCAGGCCCTTTTCCTGGTGGCGGCCTACCATCTTTCCCTCGTCTCTCTTGCCCAATTCCAGATTTTGCTCTCTCTTGAGGGCACCCCTGGCGCCACTGACTCCGCCGCTGCTCATTTTCTGCATTCTCTCATCTCCTCCCTCTTCCCGTCGCCTCCGCTTGAGGGTTTCTCGGTGGAACTCACGGCCGCATTGTTGGCCAAGGACAAGCTTAATACCTTTGGGCTTATGGAGCCTTTTTCCTCCAATGACGGTGGCCAACGTTCTGTCCGAGCTTACGGTATCTACCCGAATGCCTCCTTCTTCAACCACGACTGCCTTCCCAATGCCTGTCGTTTTGACTACGTCGACACCTCCCCCGAGCACCACAACAACACCGACATTATCGTTCGAATGATTCATGATGTTCCGCAAGGTAGGGAGATATGCTTAAGCTATTTTCCAGTCAACGAGAATTATGCCAGCAGACAGAGGAGGTTGATGGAGGACTATGGCTTCACTTGTAATTGTGACCGTTGCAAGGTCGAAGCCAATTGGtctg contains:
- the LOC122309769 gene encoding histone-lysine N-methyltransferase ASHR2, with product MSTSAAAETGLLRIEEIEGRGRGLVASQPLKAGQIVLRDSPILLYSAFPMINPSSSSRPSTSNTYCAKCFRNLSSSSPSVVSCPSCSHFHVFCSQNCLSAALTSSHTPWVCQALSRLRDCSSLLLEQPMELQLQALFLVAAYHLSLVSLAQFQILLSLEGTPGATDSAAAHFLHSLISSLFPSPPLEGFSVELTAALLAKDKLNTFGLMEPFSSNDGGQRSVRAYGIYPNASFFNHDCLPNACRFDYVDTSPEHHNNTDIIVRMIHDVPQGREICLSYFPVNENYASRQRRLMEDYGFTCNCDRCKVEANWSDDDNDDLAEEEEEEEEEEEIDEVMDEDHHDQIMESSLGKGDADFPHAYFFVRYMCDRENCWGTLAPLPPKDEATSSDVMECNVCGNLKNDQVTDANGEEDQLSMDD